One genomic segment of Papaver somniferum cultivar HN1 unplaced genomic scaffold, ASM357369v1 unplaced-scaffold_6, whole genome shotgun sequence includes these proteins:
- the LOC113343429 gene encoding type I inositol polyphosphate 5-phosphatase 8-like, giving the protein MRTESSSGNTMNYKSSWPKQVVRKWLNIQSGAKEFHSDYEVSEMGGTNSVEDHYGFLSEESPEKWLTETAPESLKRPRIESDSPPHVSDPLNQRMFVGTWNVGGKCPHEGLNLKDWLLTPVPADIYVLGFQEIVPLNAGNVLGAEDDAPALKWLSLIRQALNNTDKNTELAQNPPRRKENKNFKSRISFSDLISLEDELDKEDLERHSTSSPNSDIEDEPSKFLVRHKSPKNTSSRYSLAASKQMVGIFLCVWVRTDLNQHVSNLKVSCVGRGIMGYLGNKGSVSISMTLSQTTFCFVCTHLASGEKEGDEVRRNFDVIEILKKTKFSQSQRVSGQPFTPSPVSILEHDHTIWLGDLNYRLAFPGGDTDELLKNKDWETLLKKDQLMIEQRAGRVFKGWEEGSISFAPTYKYLDNSDQYVAQNQTSKSKEKRRTPAWCDRILWTGKGMKQMWYVRGENKFSDHRPVYSLFSIQLDSPIDRNKVQKSTSSSSSAVTTTITTPTSFSLKSTTSTTSTKGMHLPTASVAKIQAEELLVLPKMTKDAFSSGF; this is encoded by the exons atgaGAACAGAATCTTCTTCCGGTAATACTATGAATTACAAG TCATCTTGGCCAAAACAGGTTGTGAGGAAATGGTTAAACATTCAGAGTGGAGCTAAAGAGTTCCATTCTGATTATGAAGTTTCAG AAATGGGTGGAACAAATTCAGTGGAAGATCATTATGGTTTCTTAAGCGAAGAATCACCAG AAAAATGGCTGACTGAGACCGCCCCAGAGAGTTTGAAGCGTCCAAGGATTGAATCAGACTCACCACCACATGTTTCAGACCCCCTGAATCAAAG GATGTTTGTGGGTACATGGAATGTTGGAGGAAAATGTCCCCACGAAGGGTTGAATTTAAAGGATTGGCTACTTACTCCTGTCCCTGCAGACATTTATGTACTTGG gtttcaggaaaTTGTACCATTGAATGCAGGGAATGTATTAGGTGCAGAGGACGATGCTCCCGCCTTGAAGTGGCTTTCACTTATACGCCAAGCTCTGAATAATACTGATAAGAATACTGAATTAGCCCAAAATCCTCCAAGGCGcaaagaaaataagaatttcAAATCTAGAATTAGCTTCTCCGATCTGATATCATTAGAGGATGAATTGGATAAGGAGGATTTAGAAAGACATTCAACTTCGAGTCCGAACTCAGACATAGAGGATGAGCCCTCTAAGTTTTTGGTAAGGCATAAATCTCCAAAGAATACTAGTAGTCGTTACAGCTTAGCTGCAAGTAAGCAAATGGTTGGCATCTTCTTGTGTGTGTGGGTTCGAACTGATCTTAACCAACATGTTAGCAATTTGAAAGTCTCGTGTGTTGGAAGAGGCATTATGGGGTATCTTGGAAATAAG GGTTCTGTATCGATCAGTATGACATTGAGTCAAACAACCTTTTGCTTTGTGTGCACCCATTTAGCTTCTGGTGAGAAAGAAGGTGACGAGGTTCGGAGAAATTTTGATGTTATTGAGATATTGAAGAAAACGAAGTTCTCTCAGTCCCAGAGAGTATCTGGACAACCATTCACACCTTCCCCTGTTAGCATTCTAGAACATGA TCATACTATTTGGCTTGGAGACTTGAATTACCGACTCGCCTTTCCTGGTGGCGACACAGATGAACTTCTGAAAAATAAAGATTGGGAAACCCTTCTCAAGAAAGACCAG CTCATGATAGAACAAAGAGCTGGCCGGGTGTTCAAAGGATGGGAAGAAGGAAGCATAAGTTTTGCCCCAACTTACAAATACCTTGATAATTCTGACCAGTACGTTGCCCAAAACCAAACATCCAAATCAAAAGAGAAGAGGAGAACACCTGCCtg GTGTGACAGAATACTGTGGACAGGCAAAGGAATGAAGCAGATGTGGTATGTAAGAGGCGAGAACAAATTTTCAGACCATAGGCCTGTCTACTCCTTGTTCTCAATACAACTCGACTCCCCAATTGACAGAAACAAAGTACAGAAATCAACCAGCTCCTCATCCTCTGCAGTAACGACCACAATAACGACTCctacttctttttctttgaaAAGTACAACTTCTACTACATCTACAAAGGGAATGCATTTGCCAACAGCATCCGTTGCCAAAATCCAAGCTGAAGAGCTGTTGGTACTACCTAAAATGACAAAAGATGCTTTCAGTTCAGGTTTCTGA